One genomic window of Tenacibaculum tangerinum includes the following:
- a CDS encoding FtsL-like putative cell division protein, translating to MSKARKNIYDVLRGSFLTDESSFKNWRILIFVVLLLLIMIYSSHSADAKVVEIAELNKKKRELRAEDVDTSTQLMRMKLESSIRDKVKSKGLYPAKKPPQKIKVTYNKE from the coding sequence ATGTCTAAAGCAAGAAAGAATATATACGACGTTTTAAGAGGTAGTTTTCTTACAGATGAAAGTTCTTTTAAAAATTGGCGGATTTTAATTTTTGTTGTGTTGCTGCTGTTAATTATGATATACAGCTCTCACAGTGCCGATGCTAAAGTGGTGGAAATAGCAGAACTGAACAAGAAAAAAAGAGAGCTGCGGGCAGAAGATGTAGATACGAGTACACAACTAATGCGAATGAAGTTAGAAAGTAGTATTCGAGATAAAGTAAAAAGCAAAGGATTGTACCCCGCAAAAAAACCACCCCAAAAAATTAAAGTAACCTATAATAAAGAGTAA
- a CDS encoding penicillin-binding protein produces MVVKKGILNKLYVVVVLMTLFFVVIIFRLFKLQYVEGEEYRKLSEEKTVKNDTIFANRGNVYAADGNLLATSMSKFTIRMDVMAVDSEVFEKNIRPLSESLSGLLGRSVTYYQNKLREAKKRKNRYLLIARNVGYNDYVKMKSFPIFNRGVYRGGFIAEQKTVRVHPIGKIAERTIGYDDYRGGAGIEGAFADYMEGENGWRLKQKIAKGQWKPINDVNEKEPIDGSDVITTIDVNIQDITHHALLRQLEYFEADHGCAVVMEVETGEIKAISNLGRTSKGKYYEKRNYAVWESHEPGSTFKLASLMAVLEDKVADTATVVDCEKGRIYINNRKVEDSKKGGYGKISLGRVFEVSSNVGIVKTIQKHYDKNPKKFTDRMKSFGLNQLTGVKIKGEGKPYIPEPTEKSWSPISLEWMAWGYGVSLTPLQTLAFYNAVANNGTLVKPYFVKELRVGGKVEQRFGTEVVKEKIASQETLNKVRKVMENTVKYGTGKDIYSPNFSMAGKTGTAKKYIPRTKNANGEYEGGYYSNEKYVASFAGFFPVDEPKYSCIVVVHSPNKEKGYYGATVAAPIFKEIAQKIYTSTAINNQSVSDTISEEVLDRAYQEYYQKLRKYKTIMPKVTGMSGMDAIALLENMGLKVKFSGVGKVTEQSIERGKKVSKGATIYLKLS; encoded by the coding sequence ATGGTAGTAAAAAAAGGCATATTAAACAAACTCTACGTGGTTGTTGTTTTAATGACGCTTTTCTTTGTGGTTATCATTTTTAGACTTTTTAAACTCCAATATGTAGAAGGAGAGGAGTACAGAAAACTTTCCGAAGAAAAAACAGTTAAAAACGATACCATTTTTGCCAATAGAGGCAATGTATATGCGGCAGATGGGAATTTGCTAGCCACTTCGATGTCGAAATTTACCATTCGAATGGATGTGATGGCGGTAGACTCAGAAGTGTTTGAAAAAAATATTCGACCGCTTTCTGAATCACTTTCTGGTTTATTGGGGAGGTCAGTTACGTATTATCAAAATAAATTAAGAGAAGCGAAAAAACGGAAAAATCGTTATTTGCTAATAGCTAGAAATGTAGGATACAATGACTATGTGAAAATGAAAAGCTTCCCCATTTTTAACCGAGGAGTGTATCGAGGAGGTTTTATAGCAGAACAAAAAACAGTTCGCGTGCATCCTATTGGTAAAATTGCTGAACGCACTATTGGTTATGATGATTATCGAGGAGGTGCTGGTATCGAAGGAGCTTTTGCAGATTATATGGAAGGAGAAAATGGCTGGCGTTTAAAGCAAAAAATAGCCAAAGGGCAATGGAAACCTATTAACGATGTAAACGAGAAAGAACCCATAGATGGCAGTGATGTAATTACTACGATCGATGTAAATATTCAAGATATAACACACCATGCTTTGTTACGACAGTTAGAGTATTTTGAAGCCGATCATGGTTGTGCTGTAGTAATGGAAGTCGAAACAGGAGAAATCAAGGCAATATCTAATTTAGGAAGAACTTCTAAAGGAAAATACTACGAAAAAAGAAACTATGCTGTTTGGGAAAGCCATGAACCAGGGTCAACTTTTAAGCTAGCAAGTTTGATGGCAGTTTTAGAAGATAAAGTTGCAGATACAGCCACAGTGGTAGATTGTGAAAAGGGAAGAATTTACATTAATAACCGCAAAGTAGAAGATAGTAAAAAAGGAGGATACGGAAAAATATCGCTAGGAAGAGTATTTGAAGTGTCATCAAACGTAGGGATTGTAAAAACAATACAAAAACATTACGATAAGAACCCTAAAAAGTTTACCGATAGAATGAAGTCTTTTGGCTTAAATCAATTAACAGGGGTGAAAATAAAAGGAGAAGGAAAACCCTACATACCAGAACCTACAGAAAAAAGTTGGAGTCCGATTTCATTAGAATGGATGGCTTGGGGATACGGAGTTTCCCTCACTCCATTACAAACCTTAGCTTTTTACAATGCAGTAGCCAATAACGGAACATTGGTAAAGCCCTATTTTGTAAAAGAGTTGCGGGTTGGAGGTAAAGTAGAGCAGCGTTTTGGAACAGAAGTAGTAAAAGAAAAAATAGCCTCTCAAGAAACCTTAAACAAGGTTCGAAAAGTTATGGAAAATACGGTAAAATATGGTACAGGAAAAGATATTTATTCTCCAAACTTTTCTATGGCAGGAAAAACAGGAACTGCTAAAAAATATATTCCAAGAACTAAGAACGCTAATGGAGAGTACGAAGGGGGATATTATTCAAATGAAAAGTATGTAGCCTCGTTTGCAGGTTTTTTTCCAGTAGATGAGCCAAAATATTCGTGTATAGTAGTAGTACATAGCCCTAATAAAGAAAAAGGATATTATGGAGCGACAGTGGCAGCGCCTATTTTCAAAGAAATAGCACAAAAAATTTATACGTCAACCGCTATTAATAATCAGTCGGTGTCTGATACAATTTCAGAAGAAGTACTTGATAGAGCCTATCAAGAATACTATCAGAAATTAAGAAAATATAAAACAATCATGCCTAAGGTAACTGGTATGAGCGGAATGGATGCCATTGCGCTATTAGAGAATATGGGATTGAAAGTAAAGTTTTCAGGAGTAGGAAAAGTAACAGAACAATCGATAGAAAGAGGGAAAAAAGTCTCAAAAGGAGCAACGATATACTTAAAATTATCATAG
- a CDS encoding UDP-N-acetylmuramoyl-L-alanyl-D-glutamate--2,6-diaminopimelate ligase codes for MKKVKDILYKVAIKEVYGSTDIAVNGIQFDSRQVQEGDIFVAQKGVTVDGHQFIAKAVSLGATAVICQEIPTDKKEGVTYIKVEDSNTALAIVAANYYENPSKRLQLVGVTGTNGKTTIASLLYQLIKKAGYKVGLLSTVKIMVGEEEYKATHTTPNSVAINNYLSKMVDAGVDYCFMEVSSHGIHQKRTEGLEFAGGVFTNLSHDHLDYHETFAAYRDVKKSFFDSLPKSAFALVNIDDKNGPIMLQNTKATKQTYALKTMADFKAKVLEKRLSGTLLTINGVEVWTKLIGEFNAYNLLAIYGVAELLGLERLEILRIISELESVSGRFEYTVSEEGITAIVDYAHTPDALKNVLQTINDIRTGNEKVITVVGCGGDRDTTKRPKMAFIASQLSNQAIFTSDNPRTEDPQSIIDEMEAGVGAENYKKTLSILDRRQAIKTACKLAVSGDIILIAGKGHETYQEINGVRHHFDDLEEVTNYFNQLKKH; via the coding sequence TTGAAAAAAGTAAAAGACATACTATACAAGGTAGCTATAAAAGAAGTCTATGGAAGTACAGATATTGCTGTAAACGGTATTCAGTTTGATAGCAGGCAAGTACAAGAGGGTGATATTTTTGTCGCTCAAAAAGGAGTAACCGTAGACGGACATCAGTTTATTGCCAAAGCAGTATCGTTAGGTGCTACAGCTGTTATTTGTCAAGAAATACCTACCGATAAAAAAGAAGGCGTTACCTATATAAAAGTAGAAGATTCTAATACCGCACTAGCCATAGTGGCGGCGAATTATTACGAAAATCCATCAAAACGCTTGCAATTAGTAGGGGTAACAGGTACCAATGGTAAAACCACCATTGCAAGTTTGTTGTATCAGTTAATTAAAAAAGCGGGCTATAAAGTTGGGTTGTTGTCTACCGTTAAAATAATGGTTGGTGAAGAAGAGTACAAAGCAACACATACAACACCTAATTCAGTAGCGATAAACAACTATTTATCGAAAATGGTGGATGCTGGTGTTGACTATTGTTTTATGGAAGTAAGCTCTCACGGAATCCATCAAAAACGTACAGAGGGATTAGAATTTGCAGGAGGCGTATTTACAAATTTATCGCACGACCACTTAGATTACCATGAAACATTTGCAGCCTATCGAGATGTTAAAAAGTCATTTTTTGATTCGTTACCAAAATCAGCATTTGCATTGGTAAATATCGATGATAAGAACGGACCCATAATGTTGCAAAATACCAAAGCTACCAAACAAACCTATGCCTTGAAAACAATGGCAGATTTTAAGGCGAAAGTGCTAGAAAAACGCCTTTCAGGAACCCTGTTAACAATTAATGGAGTAGAAGTTTGGACCAAACTAATCGGAGAGTTTAATGCCTATAATTTGCTAGCTATATATGGAGTGGCAGAGTTATTAGGTCTTGAAAGATTAGAAATTTTACGAATCATTAGTGAATTAGAAAGTGTAAGTGGACGATTTGAGTACACGGTTTCAGAAGAAGGAATTACGGCTATTGTAGACTATGCACACACCCCCGATGCATTAAAAAATGTATTGCAAACGATTAACGACATCAGAACAGGAAATGAAAAAGTAATTACGGTGGTAGGTTGCGGTGGAGATAGAGATACAACGAAGCGCCCAAAAATGGCATTCATAGCCTCTCAGCTAAGCAATCAAGCTATTTTTACTTCAGACAACCCCAGAACAGAAGACCCACAGTCGATAATCGATGAAATGGAAGCAGGAGTTGGAGCAGAAAATTATAAAAAAACACTCTCAATTTTAGATAGAAGACAAGCGATTAAAACCGCTTGTAAGTTGGCAGTTTCAGGAGATATCATACTGATTGCAGGAAAAGGACATGAAACCTATCAAGAAATAAATGGTGTAAGGCATCATTTTGATGATTTAGAAGAAGTAACCAACTATTTTAATCAACTAAAAAAACACTAA
- the mraY gene encoding phospho-N-acetylmuramoyl-pentapeptide-transferase, producing the protein MLYYLFQYLENEFSLTGASVFQFITFRSAMAFILSLLVSTIFGKKIINYLRRQQVGETVRDLGLQGQVQKAGTPTMGGVIIILATLIPVLLLAKLENIYIIILLITTVWMGLIGFTDDYIKVFKKDKAGLKGRFKILGQIGLGVIVGLMLYFHPDVTIKEQLPASEQVVQVDGKKKVFGEAHKSTKTTVPFMKNNELDYAKALSFLGNGYEKYGWIVFIFITVFIVTGISNGANLTDGIDGLAAGSSAIMVITLAIFAWVSGNIIFADYLDVMYIPKSGEMTVFILAFAGALIGFLWYNTYPAQVFMGDTGSLTIGGIIAVIAIAIRKELLLPVLAGIFVVENLSVILQVSWFKYTKKKFGEGRRIFKMSPLHHHYQKLNYHESKIVVRFWIVGILLAVFTIVTLKLR; encoded by the coding sequence ATGCTATATTATTTATTTCAATATTTAGAAAATGAATTTAGCTTAACAGGAGCAAGTGTGTTTCAGTTTATTACATTTCGATCTGCCATGGCATTCATCTTATCGCTGTTGGTTTCAACCATTTTTGGTAAAAAAATCATCAATTATTTAAGAAGACAACAAGTAGGCGAAACCGTAAGAGACTTAGGATTACAAGGGCAAGTGCAAAAAGCAGGAACACCTACCATGGGTGGTGTAATTATAATCCTTGCAACCTTAATTCCTGTACTCCTTTTAGCAAAGCTAGAAAATATATACATCATTATACTATTGATAACTACAGTTTGGATGGGACTTATTGGTTTTACCGATGATTATATTAAAGTATTTAAAAAAGATAAAGCAGGGTTAAAAGGAAGATTTAAAATTTTAGGGCAAATAGGCTTGGGTGTAATCGTAGGCTTGATGTTGTATTTTCATCCAGATGTAACCATAAAAGAGCAGTTGCCAGCCTCAGAACAAGTAGTGCAAGTAGATGGTAAGAAAAAAGTCTTTGGAGAAGCACATAAATCTACGAAAACAACCGTTCCCTTTATGAAAAACAACGAATTAGACTATGCAAAAGCACTGAGTTTCTTAGGAAATGGATATGAAAAATATGGATGGATAGTCTTTATTTTTATTACTGTTTTTATTGTTACAGGAATTTCAAACGGAGCAAACCTAACCGATGGAATAGATGGTTTAGCAGCAGGTTCATCGGCAATCATGGTCATAACCCTTGCCATTTTTGCATGGGTATCAGGGAATATTATTTTTGCAGATTATTTAGATGTCATGTATATCCCAAAGTCAGGAGAAATGACCGTATTCATCTTGGCATTTGCAGGAGCATTAATTGGTTTTTTATGGTACAACACCTACCCAGCCCAAGTATTTATGGGAGATACAGGAAGTTTAACCATTGGCGGAATTATAGCAGTAATAGCGATTGCTATTAGAAAAGAATTATTACTGCCAGTTTTAGCAGGCATATTTGTGGTAGAAAACCTGTCGGTAATACTACAAGTTTCATGGTTTAAGTACACAAAGAAGAAGTTTGGAGAAGGAAGACGAATTTTTAAAATGTCTCCCTTACATCACCATTATCAAAAATTAAACTATCACGAAAGTAAAATTGTAGTACGCTTTTGGATTGTAGGAATTTTATTAGCGGTATTTACCATTGTAACATTAAAGTTAAGATAA
- a CDS encoding four helix bundle protein yields the protein MKEQIKNRTKQFAIDYWGLCKEYPKAREFDAYCRQLIRCSSSVGANYRAACRAKSSINKSKIIN from the coding sequence ATGAAAGAACAGATTAAAAATAGAACGAAACAATTTGCTATCGATTATTGGGGGTTATGTAAAGAGTACCCCAAAGCGAGAGAGTTTGATGCATATTGTAGACAATTGATAAGGTGTTCTAGTTCGGTTGGAGCTAATTATAGAGCTGCTTGTAGGGCAAAATCTTCAATCAATAAATCTAAAATCATTAATTAA
- the murD gene encoding UDP-N-acetylmuramoyl-L-alanine--D-glutamate ligase translates to MKRLVVLGGGESGVGTALLGKQKGYDVFVSDKGNIAERYKKVLLHNSIDFEEHQHTEAKILNADVVMKSPGIPDKVALVQKLVSKGIKVISEIEFASEFTHATIAGITGSNGKTTTTMLLYHVLKKAGLNVGVGGNIGDSFAKQIVDDVYDEYVLELSSFQLDGIEKFKPHIAIITNITPDHLDRYEYKFENYINSKFRITKNQTKDDFLLYDADDEAIQTWLKNNKTEATLVPFSVEKELDYGAFLRQDTILMKLNTEEKLMKVSELTLQGKHNVKNAMATSMAARLLKVRKETIAESLSDFEGVEHRLEKVQKVNGIEFINDSKATNVNAVFYALECMDNPTVWIVGGVDKGNDYTDLLPLVREKVKAIVCLGLDNQKIIDTFASVVDIIVETAGAEEAVKVAYKVAQRGDTVLLSPACASFDLFENYEDRGRKFKEAVRNI, encoded by the coding sequence ATGAAAAGATTAGTAGTGCTTGGAGGAGGAGAAAGTGGTGTAGGAACAGCACTTTTAGGAAAGCAAAAAGGATATGACGTCTTTGTTTCCGATAAAGGAAATATAGCAGAGCGATACAAAAAAGTTCTTTTACATAATTCAATTGATTTTGAAGAACATCAACATACCGAAGCTAAAATTTTAAATGCTGATGTGGTCATGAAAAGCCCCGGAATTCCAGATAAAGTAGCATTGGTACAAAAACTAGTTTCAAAAGGAATTAAAGTAATTTCTGAAATAGAATTTGCTTCAGAATTTACCCATGCTACCATTGCAGGAATCACAGGTTCCAACGGAAAAACCACCACCACTATGCTGCTGTATCATGTATTGAAAAAGGCAGGGTTAAATGTAGGAGTTGGAGGCAATATTGGAGACAGTTTTGCCAAGCAAATAGTAGACGATGTGTATGACGAATATGTGTTGGAGTTAAGTAGTTTTCAGTTAGACGGAATTGAAAAATTTAAGCCGCACATTGCTATAATTACCAATATAACACCCGATCATTTAGATCGATATGAATACAAATTCGAAAACTATATCAACTCAAAATTCAGAATCACAAAAAATCAAACAAAAGACGATTTTTTACTATACGACGCCGACGACGAAGCAATTCAAACTTGGTTAAAAAACAACAAAACAGAAGCGACACTAGTGCCATTCTCAGTAGAAAAAGAATTGGATTACGGAGCTTTTTTAAGACAAGATACGATACTAATGAAACTAAATACAGAAGAAAAATTAATGAAAGTCTCTGAACTAACATTACAAGGAAAACACAACGTTAAGAATGCAATGGCAACCTCGATGGCTGCACGATTGTTAAAAGTAAGAAAAGAAACCATCGCAGAAAGTCTGTCTGATTTCGAAGGAGTAGAACACCGTTTAGAAAAAGTACAAAAAGTAAACGGAATTGAATTTATTAACGACAGCAAAGCTACCAATGTAAATGCAGTGTTTTATGCATTAGAATGTATGGATAATCCAACAGTTTGGATAGTGGGTGGAGTTGACAAAGGAAACGACTATACCGACTTACTACCCCTTGTAAGAGAAAAGGTAAAAGCAATAGTTTGTTTAGGATTAGACAACCAAAAAATAATAGACACTTTTGCCAGTGTAGTAGATATCATAGTTGAAACAGCAGGAGCAGAAGAAGCCGTAAAAGTAGCGTATAAAGTAGCGCAAAGAGGCGATACAGTATTGCTATCGCCAGCATGTGCAAGCTTCGATTTATTTGAAAATTATGAAGATAGAGGAAGAAAATTTAAAGAAGCGGTAAGAAATATATAA
- a CDS encoding FtsW/RodA/SpoVE family cell cycle protein, protein MKSIFQHIKGDRAIWAIVAVLAIFSFMPIYSASTNLVYVVGNGSTLGHLVKHIVLLITGFAVIYGVHKIPYRYFSGGSVLMLPIVVLLLIFTLAQGTTIGGANASRWIRIPFVGIGFQTSTLAGLVLMVYVARYLAKNKEKVISFKESLLQLWLPVGLVLILILPANFSTTAMVFFMILLVSFIGGYPLKYIGYILGIGLFAFLFFILVAKAFPDAMPNRVNTWKSRIESFFQPDGEENYQVEKAKIAIATGGVIGKGPGKSVQKNFLPQSSSDFIYAIIVEEYGFAGAIVVIFIYFLLLFRILITAKKANTIFATLLVVGVGIPIVFQAMINMAVAVNILPVTGQTLPLISSGGTSIWMTCFALGMILSVSASKNETEETILDDNPLDILHEALD, encoded by the coding sequence ATGAAAAGCATCTTTCAACATATTAAAGGAGACCGAGCTATTTGGGCAATCGTTGCAGTATTGGCAATATTTTCATTCATGCCAATATATAGCGCAAGCACCAATTTAGTATATGTAGTTGGTAACGGCTCTACCTTAGGGCACTTGGTAAAACATATTGTCTTATTAATTACAGGATTTGCTGTGATTTACGGAGTACATAAAATACCCTACAGATATTTTAGTGGAGGTTCCGTTTTAATGTTGCCCATTGTTGTGTTATTGCTCATTTTTACGCTAGCACAAGGAACTACTATTGGAGGTGCTAATGCGAGTAGATGGATTCGCATTCCGTTTGTAGGTATCGGATTTCAAACCTCTACCTTAGCAGGTTTGGTGTTAATGGTATATGTCGCACGGTACTTAGCTAAAAATAAAGAAAAAGTAATATCTTTCAAAGAAAGTTTACTGCAATTATGGCTTCCTGTAGGTTTGGTGCTAATCTTAATATTACCAGCAAACTTCTCAACTACAGCAATGGTATTCTTTATGATTTTGCTGGTGTCGTTTATCGGAGGATATCCATTAAAATACATAGGTTATATTTTAGGAATAGGACTTTTTGCTTTCTTATTTTTCATCTTAGTAGCCAAAGCATTTCCAGATGCGATGCCAAACCGTGTAAATACATGGAAAAGTAGAATTGAAAGTTTTTTTCAACCAGACGGAGAAGAAAATTATCAGGTAGAAAAAGCTAAAATAGCCATAGCAACAGGAGGAGTCATAGGAAAAGGACCAGGAAAAAGTGTACAAAAAAACTTTTTACCCCAATCTTCATCCGACTTTATTTACGCAATTATTGTAGAAGAATATGGATTTGCAGGAGCAATAGTGGTCATTTTTATCTATTTTTTATTGCTTTTCAGAATACTAATAACCGCTAAAAAAGCCAATACCATATTTGCAACACTATTAGTCGTTGGTGTAGGAATTCCCATCGTTTTTCAAGCAATGATTAACATGGCAGTAGCCGTGAATATATTACCAGTAACCGGACAAACACTTCCGCTTATTAGTAGTGGAGGCACCTCTATATGGATGACCTGTTTCGCATTAGGAATGATTTTAAGCGTAAGCGCTTCTAAAAACGAAACAGAAGAAACAATTTTAGATGATAACCCTTTAGATATTTTACATGAAGCACTGGATTAA
- the murG gene encoding undecaprenyldiphospho-muramoylpentapeptide beta-N-acetylglucosaminyltransferase: MKQSINVIISGGGTGGHIYPAIAIANEIKVRYPEAKILFVGAKDKMEMEKVPQAGYDIEGLWISGIQRKLTLKNLMFPFKLLSSLWKAYQIIRKFKPDVAVGTGGFASGPTLMVANQRGIPTLIQEQNSYPGITNKVLGKKAGKICVAYDNLERFFPVDKIVKTGNPVRQDLLFIHTKVEEGKDFFELDTSKKTILILGGSLGARKINQLVEANLEFFKKLDVQLIWQCGKLYFEEYKKYDEQENVQVHQFLNRMDLAYAAADFIVSRAGASSVSELCIVGKPTIFIPSPNVAEDHQTKNAKSIADKHGAILIRENELETFHVVLETLLKDKGKQESLSENINELALPNATSHIVNEIEKLIS, encoded by the coding sequence ATGAAACAATCAATAAATGTCATTATAAGCGGAGGAGGTACAGGAGGTCATATTTATCCTGCCATAGCCATTGCCAACGAAATAAAAGTACGTTACCCAGAGGCAAAAATTTTGTTTGTTGGCGCAAAAGACAAAATGGAAATGGAAAAAGTTCCGCAAGCAGGATATGACATTGAGGGATTGTGGATTTCAGGAATACAAAGAAAACTAACTTTAAAAAATTTGATGTTCCCTTTTAAACTACTCAGTAGTTTGTGGAAAGCATATCAAATTATACGAAAATTTAAACCAGATGTAGCAGTAGGTACAGGAGGTTTTGCTAGCGGACCAACCTTAATGGTAGCAAATCAAAGAGGTATTCCAACCTTAATTCAAGAACAGAATTCCTATCCAGGCATAACCAATAAAGTATTAGGAAAAAAAGCAGGTAAAATATGTGTAGCATACGATAATTTAGAACGATTTTTTCCAGTAGATAAAATCGTAAAAACAGGAAATCCAGTTCGCCAAGACCTACTATTTATACATACAAAAGTAGAAGAAGGAAAAGACTTTTTTGAATTAGATACATCAAAAAAAACAATTCTAATCTTAGGAGGAAGTCTTGGTGCCCGTAAAATAAATCAGTTAGTTGAAGCAAATTTAGAGTTCTTTAAAAAACTAGATGTGCAACTAATATGGCAATGTGGTAAGTTGTATTTTGAAGAATATAAAAAGTACGACGAGCAAGAGAATGTTCAAGTACATCAGTTTTTAAACAGAATGGATTTAGCCTATGCTGCGGCAGATTTTATTGTGTCGAGAGCAGGCGCAAGTTCCGTATCAGAATTATGCATTGTTGGCAAACCAACTATTTTTATTCCGTCGCCCAATGTGGCAGAAGACCATCAAACAAAAAATGCAAAATCTATTGCCGATAAGCACGGAGCAATTTTAATAAGAGAAAATGAGCTAGAAACCTTTCATGTAGTGCTAGAAACCTTATTAAAAGATAAAGGAAAACAAGAAAGTTTAAGTGAAAATATTAACGAATTGGCGTTGCCAAATGCAACCAGTCATATCGTTAACGAAATAGAAAAATTAATTAGTTAG
- the murC gene encoding UDP-N-acetylmuramate--L-alanine ligase produces the protein MNLKTIHNVYFIGIGGIGMSAIARYFSVNGKVVAGYDKTPTPITKSLEEIGIEIHFEDAVNNIPITFLSTQKTLVVYTPAIPKNHLELNYFINNGYTVLKRAEILGEITKHTFCLAVAGTHGKTTTSAILGHIMQPEKATSFLGGIAENYNSNLILGEAKVSVVEADEFDRSFLKLAPNIACVTSMDADHLDIYGENEFLQQSFREFASKVSDTLIVAKGLPLKGITYAVNEEADYKAHNVRIATGNYVFDVQTPTSEIKNIAFHLPGKHNMMNALAALAMADVYGVSLENIKTQLGSFKGVQRRFSYKIKTEDMVLIDDYAHHPAEIKAVAQSIREMYPKEHVLVVFQPHLFSRTRDFADDFAQALSLFNEVLLLDIYPAREVPIKGITSSWLLEKITTDAKKLVTKEKLSDEIIKSASKVVVMLGAGDIGLLVDEVKNKLEKKHKK, from the coding sequence GTGAATTTAAAAACGATACATAACGTTTATTTTATAGGTATTGGCGGAATAGGAATGAGTGCCATAGCCCGCTATTTCTCTGTAAATGGAAAAGTAGTTGCAGGGTATGATAAAACACCAACACCTATCACTAAAAGTTTAGAAGAAATAGGAATCGAAATCCATTTTGAAGATGCAGTAAACAATATTCCAATTACATTTTTATCAACTCAAAAAACACTGGTGGTGTATACTCCAGCAATTCCAAAAAATCATCTAGAATTAAACTATTTTATAAATAACGGATACACGGTATTAAAAAGAGCAGAAATATTAGGAGAAATCACTAAACATACCTTTTGTTTAGCAGTAGCAGGAACACATGGAAAAACAACCACTTCTGCTATTTTAGGGCACATCATGCAACCCGAAAAAGCCACCTCTTTTTTAGGGGGAATTGCAGAAAATTACAATTCTAATTTAATTTTAGGAGAAGCCAAAGTTTCTGTTGTAGAAGCCGATGAGTTTGACCGCTCGTTCTTAAAATTAGCACCCAATATTGCCTGTGTAACCTCTATGGATGCAGACCATTTAGATATTTATGGGGAAAATGAATTCTTACAGCAATCATTTAGAGAGTTTGCAAGTAAAGTTTCTGATACCTTAATTGTAGCAAAAGGATTGCCATTAAAAGGAATAACGTATGCTGTAAATGAAGAAGCAGACTATAAAGCGCACAACGTAAGAATAGCAACAGGAAACTATGTTTTTGATGTGCAAACACCAACATCAGAAATTAAAAATATAGCCTTTCATTTACCAGGAAAGCATAATATGATGAATGCTTTGGCAGCATTAGCTATGGCAGATGTGTATGGAGTATCGTTAGAAAACATCAAAACACAGTTAGGAAGTTTTAAAGGAGTACAACGTAGATTTTCGTATAAAATAAAAACGGAAGACATGGTGTTAATTGACGACTATGCACATCATCCCGCCGAAATAAAAGCCGTAGCGCAATCTATTCGAGAAATGTATCCAAAAGAGCACGTGTTGGTGGTATTTCAACCACACTTGTTTAGCAGAACTAGAGATTTTGCAGATGATTTTGCTCAAGCATTATCGTTGTTTAACGAAGTACTGTTATTAGATATTTATCCAGCAAGGGAAGTGCCAATCAAAGGAATTACCTCGAGTTGGTTATTAGAAAAAATTACTACGGATGCTAAAAAGTTAGTAACGAAAGAAAAATTGAGTGACGAAATCATAAAATCAGCGTCAAAAGTTGTAGTAATGTTGGGTGCGGGAGATATTGGTTTATTAGTTGATGAAGTAAAAAATAAATTAGAAAAAAAGCACAAAAAATAA